One window from the genome of Fundidesulfovibrio magnetotacticus encodes:
- a CDS encoding ABC transporter ATP-binding protein: MAVFLKLLGYLRPYSLLFAFCLGLVGVQSALELLKPWPLKLCVDQIIARQPLEFWGWTVPADVLSTGTELAVVAIALVAVHFLSGFVQLANNYLTIRMGQDMVQDFRCELFDHLQRQSLLFHQTRPTGDLLYRLMGDTYSVQTLLMNGVFTTLTSIVLLMGMFFVLLGIDWELTLYAMAVVPLLILAIASVTKKIGNLTYETHMKESKVYSTVENIFNSISLVQAFAREDEERRRFVAESQHSFDRKLTLYSLQTAYGWLVGAITAAGTAYVLYVGARHVLEGDLSTGDLLIFLGYLASLYTPLNNIANTMGAIRGSLAQARRVLDVLAEDKAVPEAPDAKPLEITKGAVEFSGVTFGYDPERPVLSGVSFKARGGATVAVVGQTGAGKTSLISLLLRFYDPQKGAITIDGQDLRNVTLKSVRQQVAIVLQDTHLFPMSVHDNIAYGKRTATREEVVAAATLANAHEFIEAMPQGYDSLLDERGSNLSGGQRQRLSIARALLKDAPLLILDEPTSALDAGTEAQIMEGLDRLMENRTTFVIAHRMSMMRRADLILVIKDKTVSEMGTFQELLDKGGEFARLHALQFAPLKERRPRDAQGQEIVAEAP, translated from the coding sequence ATGGCAGTTTTCCTCAAGCTTCTCGGCTACCTGCGGCCCTATTCACTCCTCTTCGCCTTCTGTCTGGGCCTGGTGGGGGTGCAAAGCGCCCTGGAACTGCTCAAGCCCTGGCCGCTCAAGCTCTGCGTGGACCAGATCATCGCCCGCCAGCCCCTGGAATTCTGGGGATGGACCGTGCCCGCCGACGTGCTCTCCACCGGGACGGAGCTGGCCGTGGTGGCCATCGCCCTGGTGGCCGTGCACTTCCTCTCGGGCTTCGTCCAGCTGGCCAACAACTACCTGACCATCCGCATGGGGCAGGACATGGTGCAGGACTTCCGCTGCGAACTCTTCGACCACCTGCAGCGCCAGTCCCTGCTCTTCCACCAGACCCGCCCCACCGGCGACCTGCTCTACCGCCTCATGGGCGACACCTACTCGGTGCAGACGCTGCTGATGAACGGCGTGTTCACCACGCTCACGAGCATCGTGCTCCTCATGGGCATGTTCTTCGTGCTCCTGGGCATCGACTGGGAGCTGACGCTCTACGCCATGGCCGTGGTGCCGCTCCTGATCCTGGCCATCGCCAGCGTGACCAAGAAGATCGGCAACCTGACCTACGAGACCCACATGAAGGAGTCCAAGGTCTATTCCACGGTGGAGAACATCTTCAACTCCATCTCGCTGGTGCAGGCCTTCGCCCGCGAAGACGAGGAGCGCAGGCGCTTCGTGGCCGAGAGCCAGCACAGCTTCGACCGCAAGCTCACGCTCTATTCGCTGCAGACGGCCTACGGCTGGCTGGTGGGCGCCATCACGGCGGCAGGCACGGCCTACGTGCTCTACGTGGGCGCGCGCCACGTGCTGGAGGGCGACCTCTCCACGGGCGACCTGCTCATCTTCCTGGGCTATCTGGCCTCGCTCTACACGCCGCTTAACAACATCGCCAACACCATGGGGGCCATCCGGGGCTCGCTGGCCCAGGCCCGGCGCGTGCTCGACGTGCTCGCCGAGGACAAGGCCGTGCCCGAGGCCCCCGACGCCAAGCCCCTGGAGATCACCAAGGGCGCGGTGGAGTTCTCCGGCGTCACCTTCGGCTACGATCCCGAACGCCCCGTGCTGAGCGGCGTGAGCTTCAAGGCCCGGGGCGGGGCCACCGTGGCCGTGGTGGGCCAGACCGGCGCGGGCAAGACCTCGCTCATCAGCCTGCTTCTGCGCTTCTACGACCCCCAGAAGGGGGCCATCACCATCGACGGGCAGGACCTGCGCAACGTCACCCTGAAGAGCGTGCGCCAGCAGGTGGCCATCGTGCTCCAGGACACGCACCTCTTCCCCATGAGCGTGCACGACAACATCGCCTACGGCAAACGCACCGCAACCCGCGAGGAAGTGGTGGCCGCGGCCACGCTGGCCAACGCCCACGAGTTCATCGAGGCCATGCCCCAGGGCTACGACTCGCTGCTCGACGAGCGCGGCTCCAACCTCTCGGGCGGCCAGCGCCAGCGCCTCTCCATCGCCCGGGCGCTCCTGAAGGACGCGCCCCTGCTCATCCTGGACGAGCCCACCTCGGCCCTGGACGCGGGCACCGAGGCCCAGATCATGGAAGGCCTGGACCGGCTCATGGAGAACCGCACCACCTTCGTGATCGCCCACCGCATGTCCATGATGCGCCGGGCCGACCTGATCCTGGTGATCAAGGACAAGACCGTGAGCGAGATGGGCACGTTCCAGGAACTCCTGGACAAGGGAGGCGAGTTCGCCCGTCTCCATGCTCTTCAGTTCGCGCCCCTCAAGGAACGCCGCCCCCGCGACGCCCAGGGCCAGGAGATCGTCGCCGAGGCGCCGTAA